A single window of Sphingobacterium sp. ML3W DNA harbors:
- a CDS encoding SMI1/KNR4 family protein, translating into MDLKYFKNLIKKVESLGEEPEFYGKVDQSEIKQVESALDLKFDKELTSYLKEFGGAGIPDSLNTNGIIPQEALSDNLYTIYGATIYARDNHALPSNYLVLDAEFPDKCWVLECSALDSNPVFAYNCISPKTEGKIYNSFQEYLITEWEQFLEEYED; encoded by the coding sequence ATGGATTTAAAGTATTTTAAAAATTTAATTAAAAAAGTAGAAAGTTTAGGCGAAGAACCTGAATTTTATGGGAAAGTTGATCAATCGGAAATTAAGCAAGTTGAAAGCGCACTTGATTTAAAATTTGATAAAGAACTTACATCTTATTTAAAAGAATTTGGTGGTGCTGGAATTCCTGACAGTTTAAATACCAATGGAATAATTCCGCAAGAAGCTCTTTCAGATAATCTATACACAATATATGGCGCAACCATCTATGCCCGCGATAATCATGCTTTGCCTTCAAATTATTTGGTACTAGATGCTGAATTCCCAGATAAATGTTGGGTGTTAGAATGTTCAGCTTTAGATTCAAACCCCGTATTTGCGTACAATTGTATCAGTCCTAAAACTGAAGGTAAAATTTATAACTCATTTCAAGAATATCTTATTACAGAATGGGAGCAGTTTCTTGAAGAATATGAAGATTAA
- a CDS encoding tetratricopeptide repeat protein: MNIAELEDLYTRGDLAQCIEGGEQHLENHPDDTAVLFLMAVAHHDYVHPGHPELVYDAMNQFTVPYLKKIISLEPENSEALQHMLSYTLNNDYNLAYINLSKRHITSENSNDYIGYAQRLIQDPSHATSGFDFLIRIYESAGETASILKTLDEGMSFFTTHYTADREQRDQFNSIYLMKKIYLLQEKKLIASDEIVKVIANHIQQFASANDSDYLYLAEIAFENEDIALAKAILLKLIRGANDEDDVLDGLVKWHQRFDKLIKNGLVDDDVFYFQLIVERNHFERLHLKADFYYHHALRLIDTYSDKFSPYHFAGTYLHEEARHAEALPLLSKAIELKTTSTTWRRYFVSKYLATGAIDLELPTFEDLPRDLYNDGVELSEFIAEQITDPEDLTLFQAMLSGLYEQSFHAFQAYFEEDSYESDYLGTRHNWAMCCNNYGAILIKHECYRTAIDVTTIGLQHSEFEELHHTLLDALIKQEDYVDAKAALTRFFRIYTAEDSNFYLYLKHQADYLIVKNALGETENSVDEAQDLLTEIYHHYVVNPDISDYDFRDYEAAKNAVEGILYDIYEDESQEVKVAYYNHIADQYPHEPHPPYVLMQIYNELDDYKNVNHTARLYLANKKEFIINAFDKAKTLYMIMKSHYLMEEYPVGIDFFTAHDLFCEETFDAPEYLQWLLYGIKLFAAENQIEPLLRYSNKLAHIYEREEWGYDDTSEEVHLLVANALYISGDLKQAHQRLDRVLGYSDHAALADEYKKTWKKPGLFSKFF; the protein is encoded by the coding sequence ATGAACATAGCGGAGTTAGAAGATTTATATACTAGAGGTGATTTAGCACAATGTATCGAAGGAGGAGAGCAACATCTTGAAAATCATCCTGACGATACAGCAGTATTGTTTTTAATGGCCGTTGCACATCACGATTATGTTCACCCTGGTCATCCAGAGCTTGTATATGACGCGATGAATCAATTTACGGTTCCTTATCTTAAGAAAATAATAAGTCTCGAGCCCGAAAATTCAGAAGCACTACAACATATGCTAAGTTATACATTGAATAATGATTATAATTTAGCTTATATTAATCTTTCCAAAAGACACATTACGTCCGAAAATAGTAACGATTATATCGGTTATGCGCAACGTTTAATCCAAGATCCTAGCCATGCAACGTCTGGTTTTGATTTCTTAATTAGGATTTATGAATCTGCCGGAGAAACTGCCTCTATTTTGAAAACATTGGACGAAGGAATGTCTTTCTTTACCACACATTATACAGCAGATAGAGAGCAGCGGGATCAGTTTAATTCAATTTATCTGATGAAGAAGATTTATCTGCTACAGGAAAAGAAATTAATAGCTTCCGATGAAATCGTAAAGGTTATAGCAAATCATATACAGCAATTTGCCAGCGCCAATGATAGCGACTACCTATATCTTGCAGAAATAGCTTTCGAAAATGAAGATATAGCCTTGGCAAAAGCAATTTTATTAAAATTGATCAGAGGTGCAAATGATGAAGACGATGTTTTGGATGGCCTAGTGAAATGGCACCAACGTTTTGATAAACTGATTAAGAATGGACTTGTTGATGATGACGTGTTTTATTTCCAGCTAATCGTTGAGCGTAATCATTTTGAACGGTTGCATTTAAAAGCCGATTTTTATTATCATCACGCGCTTAGGCTGATTGATACGTATTCCGATAAATTTTCTCCGTATCATTTTGCGGGAACTTATTTACATGAAGAAGCACGCCACGCAGAAGCATTACCACTCCTGAGCAAAGCAATTGAGCTTAAAACAACATCCACAACCTGGAGACGTTATTTTGTGTCCAAGTATTTAGCAACGGGAGCTATTGATTTGGAACTGCCAACATTTGAAGATTTACCTCGAGACCTTTACAATGACGGCGTTGAACTCAGCGAATTTATTGCAGAACAAATTACAGATCCGGAGGATCTTACGTTGTTTCAAGCGATGTTATCGGGTCTCTATGAACAATCTTTTCATGCTTTTCAGGCGTATTTTGAAGAGGATAGTTATGAAAGTGATTATTTAGGTACCAGACACAATTGGGCCATGTGCTGCAATAATTATGGTGCAATACTTATTAAACATGAATGTTATAGAACTGCCATCGATGTGACAACTATTGGCTTGCAACATAGTGAATTTGAAGAACTCCATCATACCTTATTAGATGCGTTAATTAAACAAGAAGATTATGTCGATGCAAAAGCTGCGTTAACAAGATTCTTTCGTATTTATACGGCAGAAGATTCAAACTTTTATCTATATCTAAAACACCAAGCAGATTATTTAATTGTCAAGAATGCCTTAGGTGAGACTGAAAATAGTGTTGATGAAGCACAGGATTTGTTAACTGAAATCTATCATCACTATGTCGTGAATCCAGATATTTCCGATTATGATTTTAGAGATTATGAAGCCGCGAAAAATGCTGTAGAAGGAATCCTTTACGATATTTATGAAGATGAATCACAAGAGGTTAAGGTCGCTTATTATAATCATATTGCCGACCAGTATCCGCACGAACCACATCCACCCTATGTGCTGATGCAAATTTACAATGAACTGGACGACTACAAGAATGTAAACCATACAGCTCGATTATACTTAGCCAATAAGAAGGAATTTATTATTAATGCCTTTGATAAAGCAAAAACGTTATATATGATCATGAAAAGTCATTATTTGATGGAGGAGTATCCAGTAGGAATTGACTTTTTTACAGCGCATGATTTGTTTTGTGAAGAAACATTTGACGCACCGGAATATCTACAATGGTTGCTATATGGTATCAAATTATTTGCAGCTGAAAATCAAATTGAACCTTTACTTAGGTACTCCAATAAATTAGCGCATATTTATGAGAGGGAAGAGTGGGGCTATGATGATACGTCCGAAGAAGTTCATCTATTAGTAGCAAATGCTTTATATATCAGTGGCGATTTGAAGCAAGCACATCAACGTCTTGACCGTGTATTGGGTTATAGTGATCATGCTGCTCTGGCAGATGAGTACAAAAAGACCTGGAAGAAACCAGGTTTATTCTCAAAATTCTTTTAA
- a CDS encoding SDR family oxidoreductase, which yields MKIGITGATGHLGRLVVEKLKEKTASDNLIALVRDTQKAADLGIESRLFDYNKPETLTDSLKGVNHLLLISGNEIGQRQTQHENVIKAAKDAGVEWIVYTSLLHADTSSLVLANEHLLTEETLKLSGIAFTILRNGWYTENYTASIPAALQNGALIGSAAQGKISSAARVDYAEAAAVVLTSLDQQNKIYELAGDEAYTLTDLAAEVSNQTGKVIPYKNLSESDYAAALIGAGLPEALATAIASFDTGAANDDLYNNEKQLSALIGRPTTPLASVVKEALAG from the coding sequence ATGAAAATAGGAATTACAGGTGCAACTGGTCATCTAGGACGTCTAGTTGTAGAGAAATTAAAAGAAAAAACTGCAAGCGACAATTTAATTGCGCTAGTTCGCGACACTCAAAAGGCTGCTGATCTCGGTATTGAATCACGTTTGTTTGACTATAATAAGCCAGAGACTTTGACCGATTCTTTAAAAGGGGTCAATCATTTATTATTAATATCTGGAAATGAAATTGGACAACGTCAGACTCAGCATGAGAATGTGATTAAGGCTGCAAAAGACGCAGGGGTAGAATGGATTGTTTACACGAGTCTTTTACATGCCGATACTTCTTCATTGGTATTGGCAAACGAGCACCTATTGACTGAGGAAACTCTAAAATTATCTGGAATAGCATTTACTATCTTACGTAACGGCTGGTATACTGAAAACTACACTGCTTCTATTCCTGCAGCTTTGCAAAACGGAGCTTTAATTGGGAGCGCAGCACAGGGTAAGATATCATCTGCTGCAAGAGTTGATTATGCCGAAGCGGCAGCAGTTGTCTTAACCAGTTTGGATCAACAAAATAAGATCTATGAATTAGCTGGTGATGAGGCTTATACTTTAACAGATTTAGCGGCTGAGGTATCAAATCAAACAGGAAAAGTTATTCCATATAAAAATTTAAGTGAATCAGATTATGCAGCAGCTTTAATTGGAGCTGGTTTACCAGAAGCATTAGCCACAGCTATTGCAAGTTTTGATACTGGAGCGGCAAACGATGATTTGTATAATAATGAAAAACAGCTTTCTGCTTTGATAGGTCGTCCAACTACTCCACTTGCATCTGTTGTAAAAGAAGCTTTAGCTGGATAA
- a CDS encoding WG repeat-containing protein, which produces MKFVLLLIFIFINNFSFGQKAKDYLISYTDTTTAKELIGYKDPSGNIIIKAQYTHVYTDTLYKMAIVLKDGEWIGIDRSENVILKPFIYDNGPDYLEEGLFRFVDNDKIGFATIDGEIVIAAKYDFVTPFENGVSKFTIGGYKKYDKGGEHWHWSDGYESGFVNHAGQEFWEATALKGNKREAWTKDDKHVVLNKLGQIIKQLK; this is translated from the coding sequence ATGAAATTTGTATTACTACTGATCTTCATCTTTATAAATAACTTTTCTTTCGGGCAGAAAGCAAAAGACTATTTAATTTCATATACAGATACTACGACAGCAAAAGAATTGATTGGGTATAAAGATCCATCGGGGAACATAATAATAAAAGCCCAATATACCCACGTTTATACAGACACCTTATACAAGATGGCAATTGTTCTTAAAGATGGAGAATGGATTGGCATTGACAGATCTGAAAATGTGATCCTGAAACCTTTTATTTACGACAACGGTCCCGATTATCTGGAAGAAGGATTATTTAGGTTTGTTGACAACGACAAAATTGGCTTTGCTACTATTGATGGAGAGATCGTGATAGCAGCAAAATATGACTTTGTAACTCCATTTGAAAATGGAGTTTCGAAATTTACCATCGGAGGGTATAAAAAATATGATAAGGGAGGCGAGCATTGGCACTGGTCAGATGGCTATGAAAGCGGTTTTGTCAATCATGCTGGACAAGAATTTTGGGAAGCGACTGCGCTAAAAGGCAATAAGCGTGAAGCTTGGACAAAAGACGACAAACACGTTGTGCTTAATAAGCTGGGACAAATAATTAAACAATTGAAATGA
- a CDS encoding DUF4303 domain-containing protein, which produces MKSLQPLKERLKVSIRKEFLDIKKQAGAATLYVFSLGRVEDIEGQYFAAGSTIPYLKQQFEEDDTYYSTFWLASEMELSADHQDVYYEELSTYLEGASDEEYGQLRIEYDQLLIDSLAELKQEGVFDDEIPEFTVFVEYVDEGYDIVNSSYERILGSPFLDAFRLRYEKQSNSLTAQLLSKYGGVEGVY; this is translated from the coding sequence ATGAAATCATTACAACCACTTAAAGAGCGTCTTAAGGTAAGTATCCGAAAAGAGTTTTTGGACATTAAAAAACAAGCTGGTGCTGCTACACTTTATGTATTTTCCCTAGGACGTGTGGAGGATATAGAGGGACAGTATTTTGCTGCGGGTTCTACTATTCCGTATTTAAAACAACAATTTGAAGAAGATGACACCTATTATTCAACCTTTTGGTTGGCTTCTGAAATGGAGTTGAGTGCTGATCATCAAGATGTTTATTATGAGGAGCTTTCGACTTATTTGGAAGGCGCATCGGATGAGGAATATGGTCAATTGAGAATCGAATATGATCAACTTTTAATCGATTCGTTGGCCGAGTTAAAACAAGAGGGTGTATTTGATGATGAAATTCCTGAGTTCACTGTGTTTGTTGAATACGTGGACGAAGGTTATGATATCGTGAATAGCAGTTACGAGCGCATCCTTGGCAGTCCGTTTTTAGATGCCTTTCGTTTGAGATACGAAAAACAGTCAAACTCCTTGACAGCACAACTTCTATCGAAGTATGGAGGTGTGGAAGGTGTATATTAA
- a CDS encoding Imm42 family immunity protein, with amino-acid sequence MLIKHHDDFFVQWETVFVVNDHLNLGIFNFWIDDKAYPAAGINITLNSLFYELVSEIPMIETLKLDIGNLPIDEIDFDNYEDNNLVWINSGELFQYGFALIIGFNGNTERIFFTKDFEKTYDEIVLPKGTFLQILKDLSQHSFKKNN; translated from the coding sequence ATGCTCATAAAACATCACGATGATTTTTTCGTTCAATGGGAAACTGTTTTTGTTGTAAATGATCATTTAAACTTAGGTATTTTCAATTTTTGGATTGATGATAAAGCATATCCTGCTGCAGGAATTAATATCACATTGAATTCACTCTTTTACGAATTAGTTTCTGAAATTCCAATGATTGAAACTCTAAAATTGGACATAGGAAATCTTCCCATCGATGAAATTGATTTTGATAATTATGAAGACAATAATTTGGTTTGGATAAACTCTGGCGAATTATTTCAATACGGTTTTGCATTAATTATTGGATTTAATGGAAATACAGAACGGATATTTTTTACCAAAGATTTTGAAAAAACGTATGATGAAATCGTTCTTCCCAAAGGAACATTTTTGCAAATATTGAAAGACTTAAGTCAACATTCCTTCAAGAAAAATAACTGA
- a CDS encoding Rrf2 family transcriptional regulator — protein sequence MNNTRFSTALHILTLLADSGEDWVNSDWIAGSININAAMVRKELSTLQDAGFVIGRKGKEGGSRLNKSSSEISLADIYVAVKNTEVLGKKNLNTNPQCPVGKQINKELDKLFSDTDQLVINALKGLTLENFAKKFR from the coding sequence ATGAACAATACAAGATTTTCAACGGCCCTACACATACTTACTTTATTAGCCGATAGCGGCGAAGATTGGGTGAACTCGGATTGGATTGCGGGTAGTATTAATATCAATGCAGCTATGGTGAGGAAAGAATTGAGTACGTTGCAAGATGCTGGGTTTGTTATAGGACGTAAAGGCAAGGAGGGAGGTTCACGTTTAAACAAATCGAGTAGTGAGATTTCATTAGCAGATATTTATGTGGCAGTCAAGAATACTGAAGTACTGGGTAAAAAGAATTTGAATACAAATCCTCAGTGTCCCGTTGGTAAACAGATCAATAAGGAATTGGATAAGTTGTTTTCGGACACAGATCAATTGGTTATTAACGCGTTAAAAGGGTTGACATTGGAAAACTTCGCAAAGAAGTTCCGCTAA
- a CDS encoding SMI1/KNR4 family protein, whose product MKFPQHWQNFFKDFQQQFNTEIIYDVVRVFKNKEEIEERYTTYEFEEYLPNYIPIADDSGGQVAVISKNEKDTKVYLTSYGTLIEAELKILDRNLMHFMSRKFPFGSEKYEDNQSLEEQQNFYQFENEKLSLKVSQFPALIEFFKNTSEIENLCLPENYPKLETIFNFQNGYTYNSVTNTFLYGEKEGDFKENWLVIATNNFADPFFIDFDDVQQNFPVYFAYHGAGKWSPIKVSASLENFQHILNVLYQHRFNKEELIKIVENEIRSSNEFWEEVHESVLNQSERTAEEQAQKYVETDWREAELYITQVGPNKLKIVSLLKENFKLSGAEALQMSKQERIFFRKNYLKWIEKDIQQLENLGVTVEVVNV is encoded by the coding sequence ATGAAATTCCCACAACACTGGCAAAATTTTTTCAAAGATTTTCAGCAACAATTCAATACAGAAATTATTTATGATGTCGTTCGAGTATTTAAAAATAAAGAAGAAATCGAAGAACGTTACACTACTTATGAGTTTGAAGAATATTTGCCTAACTATATTCCTATTGCCGATGATTCGGGCGGTCAAGTAGCTGTAATTTCTAAAAATGAAAAGGATACTAAAGTCTATTTAACTTCTTACGGAACGTTGATAGAAGCTGAGCTCAAAATATTAGATCGAAATTTAATGCATTTTATGTCAAGAAAATTTCCTTTTGGAAGTGAAAAATATGAAGACAATCAATCTTTAGAAGAACAACAAAATTTTTATCAATTCGAGAATGAGAAATTGTCTTTAAAAGTGAGCCAATTTCCAGCACTGATCGAGTTTTTCAAAAATACAAGTGAAATTGAGAATTTATGTCTTCCAGAAAATTATCCCAAATTAGAAACCATTTTTAATTTTCAAAATGGTTATACTTATAATTCAGTAACGAATACGTTTTTATACGGAGAAAAAGAGGGTGATTTTAAAGAAAATTGGTTAGTGATTGCAACGAATAATTTTGCTGATCCCTTTTTCATAGATTTTGATGACGTTCAACAAAATTTTCCGGTTTATTTTGCCTATCATGGTGCTGGAAAATGGTCACCAATTAAGGTTTCCGCGTCCTTAGAAAATTTTCAACACATTTTAAATGTATTATATCAGCATCGCTTTAATAAAGAAGAATTAATAAAAATTGTAGAAAATGAAATCAGATCGTCTAATGAATTTTGGGAAGAAGTGCATGAAAGTGTTCTGAATCAGTCTGAAAGAACAGCAGAAGAGCAAGCCCAGAAATATGTGGAAACAGATTGGCGAGAAGCAGAATTGTACATCACACAAGTGGGGCCCAACAAACTGAAAATTGTGTCTTTGCTGAAAGAAAACTTCAAACTATCAGGTGCTGAAGCTTTACAAATGAGCAAACAAGAACGTATATTTTTTCGCAAAAACTATTTGAAATGGATAGAAAAAGATATTCAACAATTAGAAAATTTAGGTGTAACAGTGGAAGTGGTAAACGTATGA
- a CDS encoding DUF2185 domain-containing protein: MGYCIASDRITLDGLKVGYMYREYPDNEQDSGWRFFAGDEDEEYTNYPNKTGIFDVNTLAHYDPDIISYLDAMYGLAFGRNDNNQFEEESFDGEGLS; encoded by the coding sequence ATGGGATACTGTATCGCATCAGATAGAATTACGCTCGATGGTTTAAAAGTTGGCTATATGTATCGCGAATATCCGGATAATGAACAAGACAGCGGTTGGAGGTTTTTTGCTGGAGACGAAGATGAAGAATACACAAACTATCCAAATAAGACAGGCATTTTCGATGTGAATACGCTGGCGCATTATGACCCAGATATCATATCGTATTTAGATGCTATGTACGGATTGGCTTTTGGAAGGAATGACAACAATCAATTTGAAGAAGAATCATTTGATGGTGAAGGATTATCATAA
- a CDS encoding WG repeat-containing protein, translating to MQSDIINWTLMKNKPTYFGLSFVFFFMINCQTSKAQEILTSNVDTVVTHQLIGKNRYYYEDEMGEFFGLKDGDDHILTPAIYYSMTFFKDNVAIVTNKKGKYGAIDLNGIEIMPLKYNYLSYDSNPNQYIFSENGKYGLIVDGNIVIQPRYDMLTFIIDELATFTINEKSGLINQKGEIVVPAKFENIEENTNELFTVVENGHISLYDIKTLKPLASNYDYMNIQTNDQLILAMKDGKYGYLNKLGMVVIPCKYTYASVFTDGTASVALDEDMNDLHQIDINGLRYE from the coding sequence ATGCAATCAGATATTATTAATTGGACTTTAATGAAAAACAAACCGACCTATTTCGGCTTATCATTTGTATTTTTTTTCATGATCAATTGTCAGACAAGCAAAGCTCAAGAAATATTAACTTCCAATGTTGATACGGTTGTAACTCATCAGTTAATAGGCAAAAACAGGTATTATTATGAAGATGAAATGGGTGAGTTCTTCGGATTAAAAGACGGTGATGATCATATTTTGACACCTGCTATCTATTATAGCATGACATTTTTTAAGGATAATGTTGCTATTGTAACAAATAAAAAAGGAAAATATGGAGCTATTGATTTAAATGGTATTGAAATCATGCCTTTAAAATACAATTATCTAAGTTACGACAGTAACCCTAATCAATATATATTCAGCGAAAACGGGAAATATGGCTTGATTGTAGACGGTAACATTGTTATTCAACCTAGGTATGATATGCTAACCTTTATAATCGATGAACTCGCTACTTTTACTATAAATGAAAAGTCAGGATTAATAAACCAAAAGGGAGAAATTGTAGTGCCAGCTAAATTCGAAAATATAGAAGAAAATACAAATGAATTATTCACAGTTGTAGAAAATGGACATATCAGTCTTTATGATATAAAAACATTAAAGCCGTTAGCTTCAAACTATGATTACATGAATATTCAAACTAATGACCAATTGATTTTAGCTATGAAAGATGGAAAATATGGATACTTAAATAAACTAGGAATGGTCGTTATTCCTTGTAAATATACCTACGCCTCTGTTTTTACCGACGGCACTGCTTCCGTGGCTCTAGATGAAGATATGAATGACTTACACCAGATAGACATCAATGGTCTTCGTTATGAATAA
- a CDS encoding ankyrin repeat domain-containing protein, producing MKDKRIDLSFIAIEKQENETVKTLFKEVGIHASDRDGRTLLLNASCYHNLELVKFAVENGANINHQDKLGFTALHFAVQEQHVESITYLLLHKIEIDRQDKYGNSALWRAVMNDVSIEIIAILINNGANPNLQNNSEVSPIDLVDEDNLEMLQLFNL from the coding sequence ATGAAAGATAAAAGAATTGATTTAAGCTTTATTGCCATAGAAAAACAAGAAAACGAAACTGTTAAAACATTGTTCAAAGAAGTAGGTATTCATGCTTCTGACCGAGATGGCAGAACACTCCTGCTAAATGCGAGTTGTTACCATAATCTTGAGCTAGTAAAATTTGCTGTAGAAAATGGCGCCAATATCAACCATCAAGATAAATTAGGTTTTACAGCCTTGCATTTTGCTGTACAAGAACAGCATGTAGAAAGCATAACCTATTTATTGCTGCACAAAATCGAAATAGATAGGCAAGATAAATACGGAAATTCAGCTCTTTGGCGTGCCGTGATGAATGATGTTTCTATAGAAATTATTGCTATTTTAATAAATAATGGCGCTAATCCAAATCTTCAAAATAATAGCGAAGTCTCTCCTATTGATTTGGTTGATGAAGATAACCTAGAAATGCTACAGTTATTTAATCTTTAG
- a CDS encoding Imm26 family immunity protein encodes MSKVIKYKEGDLLSIPLTNSRKAICKIILAPKGRLKQVIGCTVIGVQQSVDLEALANQEFIPIRSNPRNTKSFFTGNQLVKNGTWPIIGTSLLSDTELSLQWFTYACQLYHNEELIRNANEEDYKIYSHLEVMGFVLVDQILTQC; translated from the coding sequence ATGAGTAAAGTAATTAAATATAAAGAAGGAGACCTTCTGTCCATTCCACTGACCAACAGTAGAAAAGCTATTTGTAAGATTATTCTTGCCCCAAAAGGAAGGTTAAAACAAGTTATTGGTTGTACTGTTATTGGTGTACAGCAAAGTGTTGATTTGGAGGCGCTAGCGAATCAAGAATTTATTCCCATACGCTCAAATCCAAGAAACACAAAAAGTTTTTTTACCGGAAATCAACTCGTAAAAAATGGAACTTGGCCAATCATTGGGACCTCCTTATTGAGTGATACAGAATTATCGTTGCAATGGTTTACGTACGCTTGCCAATTGTACCATAACGAAGAATTAATTCGCAATGCCAATGAGGAAGATTATAAAATTTACTCCCATTTAGAAGTTATGGGATTTGTGCTTGTAGACCAAATATTGACACAATGTTAA